The Poseidonibacter antarcticus genome includes a region encoding these proteins:
- a CDS encoding response regulator transcription factor: MTKNQMEELKQIPILCVEDEDGIREVIVETLKYYFDNVYEAKDGNEAYEMYLEYKPKIILSDIQMKNCDGISFVKKIRENDNKTTIIMITAYSNEEYLMELINLNINHFILKPLNLKKLNEALLKYLDKPIKTIVLYEDLLLDLEKRELIYKNDEVIFLRKREKDFLELLFERKSGILTYSQIEEELWIDKEMTSHALKSFIKDLRYKLPINIIKNVPQEGYTLLSKD; encoded by the coding sequence ATGACAAAAAACCAAATGGAAGAATTAAAACAAATACCTATTCTTTGTGTAGAAGATGAAGATGGAATAAGAGAAGTTATAGTTGAAACTTTAAAATACTATTTTGATAATGTTTATGAAGCAAAAGATGGAAATGAAGCTTATGAAATGTATTTGGAATATAAACCTAAGATTATTCTTTCAGATATACAAATGAAAAATTGTGATGGTATTTCATTTGTTAAAAAAATTAGAGAAAATGATAATAAAACTACAATTATTATGATTACAGCATATTCAAATGAAGAGTATTTAATGGAATTGATAAATCTAAATATTAATCATTTTATTCTAAAACCATTAAACTTAAAAAAACTAAATGAAGCTTTACTAAAATATCTAGATAAGCCAATAAAAACAATTGTTTTATATGAAGATTTACTATTAGATTTAGAAAAAAGAGAACTTATTTATAAAAATGATGAGGTAATATTTTTAAGAAAAAGAGAGAAAGATTTTTTAGAACTTTTATTTGAGCGAAAAAGTGGAATACTAACTTATTCTCAAATAGAAGAAGAACTTTGGATTGATAAAGAGATGACTTCTCACGCTTTAAAATCATTTATAAAAGATTTACGATATAAATTGCCAATAAATATCATAAAAAATGTTCCACAAGAAGGATATACTCTATTATCAAAAGATTAA